In Aminobacterium sp. MB27-C1, a single genomic region encodes these proteins:
- a CDS encoding XdhC family protein — MTAYILKEIYERIERGEEGILCTIIESKGSTPQKPGTRMFVFPNGNILGTIGGGIFEHRVIKRALALFNETEKTALYSEKFEAKNPDDAICGGEATVFMEYLTGKPHLIILGAGHVGKALAQIATFCGFKVTLWDDRLKFLPQTENSEIQIVCSSLDDAIHKRLPFLPPPFVVVVTRGHALDGEAIKLLENQNTAYLGVIGSTKKVTQLRQELVAQGISLSYLDSIYTPIGLSIKAETPSEIAISIMAEIIAIYRNAPINKLRLWHKETEINEVKRR; from the coding sequence ATGACTGCCTATATATTAAAAGAGATTTACGAACGAATAGAGCGAGGCGAAGAGGGCATTTTATGCACCATCATAGAAAGCAAAGGATCAACACCGCAAAAACCTGGAACTCGCATGTTTGTCTTTCCAAATGGGAATATTTTAGGAACTATCGGAGGAGGAATATTTGAACATAGAGTTATAAAAAGAGCGCTGGCTCTATTTAATGAAACTGAAAAAACAGCCCTCTACTCTGAAAAATTTGAAGCGAAAAATCCTGACGATGCTATATGCGGCGGAGAAGCAACAGTCTTTATGGAGTACCTGACAGGAAAACCTCATCTCATTATTTTAGGTGCTGGCCATGTAGGAAAAGCATTGGCACAAATAGCTACCTTTTGTGGATTTAAAGTGACATTATGGGACGATAGATTAAAATTTTTGCCACAAACGGAAAATTCAGAAATACAAATTGTCTGTTCTTCTCTCGACGATGCTATTCATAAACGGCTTCCGTTTTTACCTCCTCCCTTTGTTGTAGTTGTAACGAGAGGTCACGCTCTTGATGGTGAAGCAATCAAGTTACTCGAAAATCAAAACACAGCATATCTAGGAGTAATAGGATCGACCAAAAAGGTAACGCAGCTGCGACAAGAATTAGTTGCACAGGGAATATCACTTTCGTATCTTGACTCAATATATACGCCAATTGGCCTTTCTATCAAAGCAGAGACCCCATCTGAAATAGCGATCTCCATCATGGCTGAAATTATTGCAATTTACAGAAACGCCCCTATTAATAAGCTGCGTTTATGGCATAAGGAAACTGAGATAAACGAAGTAAAAAGGAGATGA
- a CDS encoding xanthine dehydrogenase family protein subunit M: MKWFYPTSIEEAMQLLSQEEVFLHGGGTGLLRRGLQGINGLIDMSSLPFNTIKREDSTVIIGSQCTYAQASDALLQIDPENVLGKALALAASTPLRNRITIGGSLAFLPPWSDLLGPLVALDARIAVAWPQKRTFSLSEFISTFSQQNKCLITHIIVPAIKTLNFYYRETRVSFDYPSFTLTIILKISEGSIEKARIIFTGNKTRFYEAKEIEEKLLGLHINTITPEDYAQELPEIDFIDKQSGSAHYLNEISKVWLERGLRSLKEGESQ; the protein is encoded by the coding sequence ATGAAATGGTTTTATCCAACTTCTATTGAAGAAGCTATGCAACTGCTGTCTCAAGAAGAAGTTTTTCTTCATGGAGGAGGAACGGGACTTCTTCGACGTGGCTTACAAGGAATCAACGGTTTGATCGATATGTCTTCTCTCCCATTTAATACTATTAAAAGAGAGGATAGTACAGTTATTATTGGTTCACAATGTACATATGCTCAAGCAAGCGATGCTTTGCTTCAAATTGATCCTGAAAATGTATTGGGAAAAGCACTTGCTCTTGCTGCATCCACGCCTCTCAGAAATAGAATAACAATAGGAGGAAGTCTTGCTTTTTTACCACCGTGGTCAGATTTACTTGGCCCACTCGTAGCTCTTGATGCCAGAATAGCTGTAGCATGGCCACAAAAACGGACTTTTTCCTTATCTGAATTTATATCTACCTTTTCACAACAAAATAAATGCCTTATTACACATATTATTGTACCTGCGATAAAAACTCTGAATTTCTATTATAGGGAAACGCGTGTTTCCTTTGACTATCCTTCGTTCACATTAACAATCATCCTCAAAATTTCTGAAGGCTCTATAGAAAAAGCTCGCATCATCTTTACTGGAAACAAAACTCGTTTTTATGAAGCAAAAGAGATAGAAGAAAAACTTCTGGGGCTCCATATCAATACAATAACGCCTGAAGACTACGCTCAAGAATTACCAGAAATAGACTTTATCGATAAACAGTCAGGCTCGGCTCACTACCTCAATGAAATATCAAAGGTCTGGCTAGAGAGAGGTCTCCGTTCTTTAAAGGAGGGGGAGAGCCAATGA
- a CDS encoding (2Fe-2S)-binding protein: MKKFFVINGKERELEFEEDALLLDLLRSSGYTEVHCGCKEGSCGCCTILLDEVPVNSCQILAATVNNKKITTVSGLGTIHSPHPIQDAFVEAGAVQCGFCTPGMVLATYALLKKNPSPSDEEIINALDGNYCRCTGYIKILKAVHLAAKKVKNNV, from the coding sequence ATGAAAAAATTTTTCGTTATCAACGGCAAAGAAAGAGAACTTGAATTTGAAGAAGACGCTCTTCTTTTAGACCTTTTACGGTCTTCTGGTTATACGGAAGTACACTGTGGCTGCAAAGAGGGGAGTTGTGGATGTTGCACAATTCTTCTTGACGAAGTTCCGGTAAACTCATGTCAGATATTGGCAGCGACAGTTAACAATAAAAAAATAACTACGGTTTCTGGGCTAGGAACTATCCATTCGCCTCATCCCATACAGGATGCTTTTGTTGAAGCAGGCGCTGTTCAATGCGGTTTCTGCACACCTGGCATGGTTTTAGCAACATATGCCCTTTTGAAAAAAAATCCTTCTCCCTCAGACGAAGAAATTATAAACGCCCTTGACGGTAATTACTGTAGATGTACGGGGTATATAAAGATTTTGAAAGCAGTACATCTAGCAGCAAAGAAGGTGAAGAATAATGTCTGA
- a CDS encoding dihydroorotate dehydrogenase has product MVGLARTICGVTFKSPVLTAAGPNVATKDHVLAAISGGAGGIVTKTISVSPAQDPRPTIRKGPLGSLINCETWSEKPVEDSLPIFNAIKEKGLPLIVSIGYKPQEVTFLGKLLERDVHPDIIEFSTHYVGHEISPLIDVAKSLRDVVSVPIWMKISPNILDVQNLAKAASPFVDGFVAINSLGPVLDFDVEKPSPLLGSTFGQGWMSGPPILPIALRIVYETSISQPKPVIGVGGIEKGEDAIKFFMAGASLVQICSGALKKGSAIYGTVSQEIEEWLEKHGYSSIDDVQNKYIDAVKHLRH; this is encoded by the coding sequence ATGGTCGGATTAGCAAGAACCATATGCGGAGTAACCTTTAAAAGCCCAGTTCTTACTGCTGCCGGACCTAACGTAGCCACAAAAGATCATGTACTAGCAGCTATTTCAGGAGGAGCAGGAGGCATTGTTACCAAAACCATTTCTGTCTCTCCAGCTCAAGACCCCAGGCCAACAATACGAAAGGGACCTCTTGGAAGTTTAATTAACTGCGAAACATGGTCTGAAAAACCCGTTGAAGATTCGTTGCCGATTTTTAATGCTATAAAAGAAAAAGGGTTACCCCTTATTGTTTCAATAGGTTACAAACCTCAAGAAGTGACGTTTCTCGGAAAACTTTTAGAACGTGATGTACATCCTGACATTATTGAATTCTCAACGCATTATGTGGGACATGAAATCAGCCCACTTATAGATGTAGCAAAAAGTTTGAGAGATGTTGTATCTGTTCCCATCTGGATGAAAATTTCTCCAAACATCCTTGACGTTCAAAATCTTGCAAAAGCCGCATCTCCATTTGTTGATGGCTTCGTAGCTATTAACTCTCTGGGGCCTGTTTTAGATTTTGATGTTGAAAAACCGTCACCTTTATTAGGTTCAACTTTTGGACAAGGATGGATGTCAGGCCCTCCAATTCTTCCAATAGCTCTACGTATTGTCTATGAAACATCAATAAGTCAACCCAAACCTGTTATAGGCGTCGGCGGAATAGAAAAGGGCGAAGATGCCATTAAGTTTTTCATGGCAGGAGCCTCTCTTGTGCAAATTTGTAGTGGTGCTCTCAAAAAAGGTTCAGCAATATATGGGACAGTCTCTCAAGAAATTGAAGAGTGGCTTGAGAAACATGGCTATTCATCTATAGATGATGTACAAAATAAATATATCGACGCAGTAAAACACCTTCGCCATTAA
- a CDS encoding LemA family protein, whose amino-acid sequence MPIFIILAVIAALIFWAISIYNHLVRMVNLKDEAWSGIDVQLKRRFDLIPNLVETVKGYAAHEKEVFQRVTEARSAITKAHSLQERADSENMLSGALKSLFAVAENYPALQANSNFLQLQEELSSLENDIQMSRRYYNGAARDFNIAISTFPAVLIARNFGYEKADYFEATEEARTTPHVSF is encoded by the coding sequence ATGCCCATATTTATTATTCTTGCTGTTATTGCTGCATTAATTTTCTGGGCTATATCGATTTATAACCATCTTGTTCGTATGGTTAATTTGAAAGATGAGGCTTGGAGTGGTATTGACGTTCAGCTCAAACGTAGATTTGATCTCATTCCTAATCTTGTCGAAACTGTAAAAGGTTATGCTGCTCATGAAAAAGAGGTTTTTCAACGTGTTACCGAGGCTCGTTCAGCAATTACGAAAGCACACTCTTTACAAGAGCGTGCCGATTCTGAAAATATGCTATCTGGCGCTTTGAAATCTCTCTTTGCTGTAGCTGAAAATTACCCGGCGTTACAGGCTAATTCTAATTTTCTTCAACTTCAGGAAGAGCTTTCCTCTCTTGAGAATGACATACAAATGTCTCGTCGCTACTATAACGGCGCTGCGAGAGATTTTAATATTGCCATATCGACTTTTCCGGCTGTGCTCATAGCCCGAAATTTTGGTTATGAGAAGGCAGACTACTTTGAAGCAACAGAAGAAGCACGTACGACACCACATGTCTCTTTTTAA
- a CDS encoding xanthine dehydrogenase family protein molybdopterin-binding subunit, producing MTIVGKTFSRKDGVDKVTGKALYVNDISIPGMWVGGTLRSSEVRGVINKITFSSSFDWTQVVVVQATDLPGPNFVAMVRNDFPILAEKEISYWKQPILLIAAPDNNILQQALTSVVVDITPLHPVLTIEEALQKDTIIHGDTNIIEKYRIQTGDTKKGFEKADFIVEGCYRTGYQEHVYLEPQGMIARPCGENCVEVIGSLQCPYYVHNALCKGLNLTHEKVIVKQAVTGGAFGGKEDYPSVLALHASLLALKAQRPIKIIYDREEDILGTTKRHPSLIYHRTGVKKDGTIVASEVDLSLDGGAFTTLSIVVLQRSILHAMGPYRMDNFALEGRVVATNTPPNGAFRGFGVPQSAFAIERHMDRIAKTLQLSPVEIRRKNIMKDGDTFPFGQKVDSIHASLVLEEALKQSHFFKKEKEYAYYNKINDNGIKKGIGVALAFHGGGFTGSGEEKIAGKVKISYEPNEKIGIYVSSVEMGQGAATVLPMIAAETLELPFEKVIHHQPNTAYTPDSGPTVASRTTMFVGSVVKKTCQMLLRKLEEYLALWHNTSTSSIHYNNGVFSLPDNHKFYFDEIAHRYVQEHGKLEIQGEYTPPPNLLWDEETYRGAAYKDYSWIAYVVETNVNMDTYEIQPTLCTVVAEVGKAIHPVLARGQIEGGALQALGYSYLENLQIEDGRYVSGHLNAYLIPTSMDTPAFNTHIAEVESPTGPYGAKGLGELPMDGGAPALASAVWNATSLFTSQIPITGEMLFELENNLIQKGVEKNDY from the coding sequence ATGACCATCGTTGGGAAAACATTCTCCAGAAAAGATGGAGTCGATAAAGTTACTGGGAAAGCTCTTTATGTCAATGACATATCTATCCCTGGAATGTGGGTTGGGGGAACCCTCCGCTCTTCAGAAGTTCGAGGAGTTATTAATAAGATAACATTCAGTTCTTCTTTTGATTGGACACAAGTAGTTGTTGTTCAAGCAACAGACCTTCCAGGGCCGAATTTTGTTGCTATGGTTAGAAATGATTTTCCTATTCTTGCGGAAAAAGAAATTTCTTACTGGAAGCAACCTATACTTCTCATTGCCGCTCCAGATAATAACATTCTACAACAAGCGCTTACCTCAGTAGTCGTAGATATTACGCCTCTTCATCCGGTCCTTACAATTGAAGAAGCTCTACAAAAAGACACGATCATTCATGGTGACACAAACATTATTGAAAAATATCGCATTCAAACAGGCGATACGAAAAAAGGATTTGAAAAGGCTGACTTTATAGTGGAAGGCTGTTACAGAACTGGATACCAGGAACACGTCTATCTAGAACCTCAGGGAATGATCGCACGCCCATGTGGTGAAAACTGCGTGGAAGTCATTGGTTCTCTTCAATGCCCTTATTATGTTCATAATGCTTTATGCAAGGGGCTCAATCTTACTCATGAAAAAGTCATTGTAAAACAAGCTGTTACAGGAGGCGCTTTTGGAGGAAAAGAGGACTACCCTTCAGTGCTTGCTCTTCACGCCTCTCTTCTTGCATTAAAAGCTCAACGACCAATCAAGATAATCTACGATAGAGAGGAAGATATTTTAGGAACAACAAAACGTCATCCGTCATTGATCTATCATAGGACAGGGGTCAAAAAAGACGGAACCATAGTAGCTTCCGAAGTAGATCTCTCACTTGATGGAGGAGCTTTTACCACTCTGAGCATCGTTGTTTTGCAACGTTCTATACTGCATGCTATGGGGCCATACAGAATGGATAATTTTGCATTGGAGGGTCGAGTAGTTGCAACAAATACTCCTCCTAACGGAGCATTTAGAGGATTTGGCGTTCCTCAAAGTGCTTTTGCCATTGAGCGTCACATGGATCGTATAGCAAAGACACTTCAATTATCTCCCGTAGAAATTCGGAGAAAAAATATCATGAAAGATGGAGATACTTTCCCTTTCGGCCAAAAAGTGGACTCTATTCATGCATCCCTCGTTTTAGAAGAGGCGCTAAAACAATCTCATTTCTTCAAGAAAGAAAAAGAATACGCCTATTACAATAAAATAAATGATAACGGTATTAAAAAGGGTATTGGCGTAGCTCTTGCATTTCATGGCGGAGGTTTTACTGGATCTGGAGAAGAAAAAATTGCGGGAAAAGTCAAAATTTCTTATGAACCAAATGAAAAAATTGGAATATACGTCAGTAGCGTAGAGATGGGGCAAGGAGCAGCAACGGTTTTGCCCATGATTGCTGCAGAAACGTTGGAATTACCTTTCGAAAAGGTAATTCATCACCAACCGAATACGGCATACACCCCTGATAGCGGACCAACTGTTGCTTCTCGTACAACCATGTTTGTAGGGAGTGTAGTAAAAAAAACATGCCAAATGCTACTCAGGAAGCTGGAAGAATATCTTGCTCTGTGGCACAACACTTCCACCTCTTCAATTCATTACAACAATGGAGTTTTTTCTCTTCCTGATAATCATAAATTTTATTTTGACGAAATAGCACATCGATACGTTCAAGAACATGGGAAGTTAGAAATCCAAGGAGAATATACACCTCCACCTAATCTCTTATGGGATGAAGAAACATATAGAGGAGCCGCGTATAAAGATTATTCGTGGATCGCTTATGTAGTAGAAACTAACGTTAATATGGACACATACGAAATACAGCCGACACTCTGCACAGTAGTAGCAGAAGTTGGTAAAGCTATTCATCCTGTCTTAGCTCGCGGACAAATAGAGGGAGGAGCGCTGCAAGCTCTCGGTTATAGTTACCTCGAAAATTTACAAATTGAAGATGGCCGATATGTTTCAGGACATCTTAACGCGTATCTTATCCCTACTTCTATGGATACACCTGCATTTAATACACACATTGCTGAAGTTGAGAGTCCTACGGGGCCCTATGGAGCTAAAGGCCTTGGAGAATTGCCTATGGATGGAGGTGCTCCTGCACTTGCTTCTGCAGTATGGAATGCAACTTCTCTTTTTACCTCACAAATACCAATAACCGGTGAAATGCTTTTTGAACTTGAGAACAACCTTATTCAGAAAGGCGTGGAGAAGAATGATTATTGA
- a CDS encoding amidohydrolase family protein → MTKQIIANGPLTDGDIFYPCGAILIEDRKIMEVGSCETLRRKWPDTPVVDVEGRLIIPGLTNFHHHLYSSLATGLTPRGETISFSDILKNLWWPLDFLLDEEAIYFSALYGIIRSVQCGVTSIFDHHASLGSDKGSLELIAHAFKEVGIRGVLCFEVSDRAGEEKVNEQIEENIRFWQEHQRDAFIHGMLGLHANFTLSEKTLYKIRELKPKNLPIHIHCGEGEDDLIYCQKLGYKGPVHRLDSFGLLNKDSFLIHCIHLSEEDYKILSNKSPWVVTNPESNANNRVGQMDRQRITKFVIGTDGMSSDIIASLRNYAITSKEFPEPFERLERTFWGWPRLIRRNTWGFQGIFAFGEPADITVLDYKPVTPIHESNIMGHLIFGARQGNAFLTMCNGKIIWQNGSFVSLHEEAVFHDIRRVAGKLHKRFSSGKKEGFPWSD, encoded by the coding sequence GTGACAAAACAAATTATAGCGAACGGCCCTTTAACCGATGGCGATATTTTTTATCCGTGTGGTGCAATTCTTATAGAAGACAGGAAAATTATGGAAGTAGGCTCCTGCGAGACCTTGCGTCGCAAGTGGCCTGATACTCCTGTGGTTGATGTGGAAGGGCGCTTAATAATACCTGGACTGACAAACTTTCATCATCATCTTTATTCATCATTAGCAACAGGGCTTACACCTCGTGGAGAAACAATATCGTTCTCTGATATTTTAAAAAATTTATGGTGGCCTCTTGACTTTCTGCTCGACGAGGAAGCAATATATTTTTCAGCCCTATATGGCATTATACGTTCCGTACAATGTGGCGTTACATCTATATTTGATCACCATGCCTCACTGGGTTCTGATAAAGGCAGCCTTGAACTTATAGCTCATGCATTCAAAGAAGTTGGAATTCGCGGCGTTCTATGTTTTGAAGTTTCTGATCGAGCAGGAGAAGAAAAGGTCAATGAGCAAATTGAAGAAAATATCAGGTTCTGGCAAGAACACCAACGAGATGCCTTCATTCACGGAATGCTAGGCCTCCATGCTAATTTTACACTTTCAGAAAAGACACTTTATAAAATACGAGAGCTAAAACCTAAAAATCTTCCCATACATATTCATTGTGGAGAAGGAGAAGATGATCTTATCTATTGCCAGAAATTAGGATATAAGGGACCCGTTCATCGTCTTGATTCCTTTGGCCTATTAAATAAAGACTCCTTTCTTATTCACTGTATTCATTTATCTGAAGAAGACTACAAGATTCTTTCAAATAAATCTCCATGGGTTGTAACAAATCCCGAATCAAACGCTAATAACAGGGTTGGGCAAATGGATCGTCAAAGAATTACTAAATTCGTCATAGGAACTGATGGCATGTCTTCCGACATTATTGCCTCTCTAAGAAATTATGCCATTACTTCAAAAGAGTTTCCTGAACCATTTGAACGTCTTGAACGAACATTTTGGGGATGGCCCCGACTCATAAGAAGAAATACGTGGGGGTTTCAGGGAATATTCGCATTTGGTGAACCTGCTGATATTACAGTTCTAGACTATAAACCAGTCACCCCAATTCATGAATCAAATATTATGGGACATTTGATTTTTGGGGCACGGCAAGGCAATGCTTTTCTTACAATGTGCAATGGGAAAATTATATGGCAAAATGGCTCATTTGTTTCCCTGCATGAAGAAGCAGTCTTTCACGATATACGAAGAGTTGCAGGTAAGCTACACAAACGTTTTTCCTCGGGGAAAAAGGAGGGATTTCCATGGTCGGATTAG
- a CDS encoding xanthine dehydrogenase family protein molybdopterin-binding subunit — MSEYNVIGKSFDKVDGISLATGSALYTDDWKVNNPLIIRLLYSTEAFAEIIDIDIEEASKMPGIVDILSFMNTPDTLFTTAGQGFPEPSPYDCRIFDKTVRYVGDRVAAVVAETEKQAEDALKKIRVTYRSLQTNFDAEKAMDENMPHIHGKEAFSPISAPYNPEKNLAGQSDFSYGDIEKGYAESAHVTEHTYTTQYVSHCAMEPHSAQASFDEKGRLIIVSSTQVPFHARRIVSHVTGLPIRRIRVIKPRIGGGFGTKQEVFLEPLVALVSLRTKRSSKLVLSRKEVFVSSRTRHPFRLKLRTGFKEDGQIMTLEMDALMNAGAYGPHALTVLSNAGSKVLPLLNKIPNMKFSGKSVYTNLPIAGAYRGYGATQGYFALNQHLDIICRETNQDILEYIKKWHIKEQETSAVFEALGEGKEGVAQVVKSCKLSECIDKGAKAIGWYQKRDKKIETQKDVVRGVGVAVAMQGSGIPLIDMGSAYMKMNDDGSFFLFVGATDIGTGSDTVLSQIAAETLQVPLDYIHILSSDTDMTPFDVGAYASSTTYISGGAVLRCAQDIVKQIIEHGALMLDCPKEELSLHEACVINEKTGKSISFEQIGQHSFYTSKQIQIQSGASHVSPQSPPPFIAQFAEVEVDKKTGKVHVVKFVSAIDCGQPLNPKLVEGQIEGAVVNGISFALTEELRFDKSGRALNSTFWDYKIFTAADIPEMQTIIVNSSDEDGPYGAKSVAEIGINGPAPAIANAIYDAVNIRLFDLPFTPTKIMNALKATGRG; from the coding sequence ATGTCTGAATATAATGTCATCGGGAAATCCTTTGATAAAGTTGATGGAATATCTTTGGCAACTGGCTCAGCCCTTTATACGGATGATTGGAAAGTCAACAACCCCCTCATCATTCGGTTACTTTATTCTACTGAAGCTTTTGCTGAAATAATCGACATTGATATTGAAGAAGCTTCTAAGATGCCAGGCATTGTAGATATTCTTTCATTTATGAACACACCAGACACTTTATTTACAACGGCAGGGCAAGGATTTCCAGAACCTTCCCCTTACGACTGTCGCATTTTCGATAAAACAGTAAGATATGTTGGAGATAGAGTAGCAGCAGTTGTTGCAGAAACAGAAAAACAAGCCGAAGATGCTTTAAAAAAAATAAGAGTAACGTATCGTAGCCTCCAAACAAATTTTGATGCAGAAAAAGCCATGGATGAAAATATGCCTCATATTCACGGGAAAGAAGCGTTTTCTCCTATCTCGGCTCCTTATAACCCAGAAAAAAATCTGGCTGGACAATCTGACTTTTCCTATGGGGATATTGAAAAAGGATACGCAGAATCTGCCCATGTCACAGAGCATACATATACAACCCAATATGTGAGTCATTGCGCCATGGAACCCCATTCGGCACAAGCCTCATTCGATGAAAAAGGGCGTCTTATCATTGTTTCGTCTACCCAAGTTCCTTTCCATGCACGCCGTATAGTCAGCCACGTAACTGGCCTACCCATACGCCGAATCCGAGTAATAAAACCCCGAATTGGAGGGGGATTTGGCACAAAACAGGAAGTTTTTCTCGAACCTCTTGTCGCTTTGGTAAGTTTGCGAACCAAGAGATCTTCAAAACTGGTTTTGAGCCGTAAAGAAGTTTTTGTTTCTTCCCGAACGCGACATCCCTTTAGACTGAAACTACGTACTGGATTTAAAGAAGATGGGCAAATTATGACATTAGAAATGGATGCCCTAATGAATGCGGGAGCATATGGCCCCCACGCACTCACTGTTCTATCAAATGCAGGGTCAAAGGTGCTTCCTCTTCTGAACAAAATACCGAACATGAAATTTTCGGGCAAATCTGTTTACACAAACCTCCCCATCGCAGGTGCATATAGAGGATATGGAGCTACTCAGGGCTATTTTGCTCTCAATCAACATCTAGACATAATTTGCAGAGAAACTAATCAAGATATTCTTGAGTATATAAAAAAATGGCATATTAAAGAACAAGAAACATCTGCTGTCTTCGAAGCACTTGGTGAAGGAAAAGAAGGAGTTGCACAAGTAGTAAAAAGTTGCAAACTCTCTGAGTGTATCGATAAGGGAGCTAAAGCCATAGGTTGGTATCAGAAACGGGATAAAAAAATAGAGACTCAAAAAGATGTTGTTAGAGGAGTAGGAGTTGCTGTCGCAATGCAAGGTTCCGGCATCCCTCTCATAGATATGGGAAGCGCATATATGAAAATGAATGATGACGGATCCTTCTTCCTCTTTGTGGGAGCTACCGATATTGGCACTGGCTCCGATACAGTATTATCTCAAATAGCAGCAGAAACACTTCAAGTTCCTCTCGACTATATTCATATTCTTTCGTCAGACACTGATATGACACCTTTCGATGTAGGAGCTTATGCATCTTCAACTACATATATTTCTGGTGGAGCTGTGCTTCGTTGCGCACAAGACATTGTCAAACAGATTATTGAACACGGAGCACTAATGCTAGATTGTCCCAAAGAAGAACTCTCTCTTCACGAAGCTTGCGTTATCAATGAAAAGACAGGAAAGAGCATTTCTTTCGAACAAATTGGCCAACATTCTTTTTATACTAGTAAACAAATACAGATTCAATCAGGCGCATCTCATGTTTCCCCTCAATCGCCGCCTCCATTTATTGCTCAATTTGCGGAAGTAGAAGTAGATAAAAAAACTGGCAAAGTTCATGTTGTTAAATTTGTTTCAGCTATCGATTGTGGACAGCCGCTAAATCCCAAATTAGTGGAAGGACAAATTGAAGGTGCTGTTGTGAACGGCATAAGTTTTGCACTTACAGAGGAACTTCGTTTTGATAAAAGCGGAAGAGCTCTAAATTCCACCTTCTGGGATTACAAAATTTTCACTGCTGCAGATATTCCTGAAATGCAAACTATTATTGTAAATTCCTCAGATGAAGATGGCCCTTACGGAGCCAAGTCAGTAGCGGAAATTGGAATCAATGGTCCTGCTCCAGCTATTGCCAATGCTATTTATGATGCGGTAAACATTCGACTTTTCGACCTCCCCTTTACCCCCACTAAAATTATGAATGCCCTCAAAGCCACAGGAAGAGGGTGA
- a CDS encoding DVU_1551 family NTP transferase yields the protein MPKKVPVFAAIILAAGSSTRMGQCKPLLSINKQSLLSHLVTTYINAGVSHIIVVTGAYRELVERECRYLHCKIAYNKNHDTGGMFSSVICGVQTLPSEVSAFFVHPCDIPLVRSSTIHSLLHHWDTSMPVLTPVFKGKKGHPPLLSKHLLPYILSWSGEDGLAGFLRKYTSTSLLSVPDQFILYDIDTPEDYRKALHAWNTHTIPTEEECEELFSIARTPEKVIRHCRVVQKVARHIALSVSSFHPCHFLLVDKAALLHDICRTSPHHANAGYFFLKNWGFDAVAELVKNHMDIPEDATTETKILYLADKIVKDFNIVSLQERIDDVLSKWKGGQASKQGLRRLHKALDIQNEFEKLTDGNLDVGE from the coding sequence ATGCCTAAGAAAGTCCCTGTATTTGCAGCGATTATTTTAGCAGCAGGATCTTCAACTCGAATGGGGCAATGTAAACCTTTACTCTCTATAAATAAGCAAAGCTTGTTAAGCCATCTTGTTACAACATATATAAATGCTGGTGTTTCTCATATTATTGTTGTTACAGGAGCCTATAGAGAGCTAGTTGAACGTGAGTGCCGGTATCTGCATTGTAAAATAGCATATAACAAAAATCACGACACCGGCGGCATGTTCAGTTCCGTTATTTGTGGCGTACAGACTCTTCCTTCTGAAGTATCCGCTTTTTTTGTTCATCCATGCGATATTCCTCTTGTACGATCTAGTACAATTCACTCTCTCTTACACCATTGGGACACGTCTATGCCTGTCTTAACTCCTGTCTTTAAAGGGAAGAAAGGACATCCGCCCCTCTTATCAAAGCATCTTCTTCCGTATATCTTGTCATGGTCAGGCGAAGACGGACTGGCTGGATTTTTAAGAAAATATACTTCTACTTCGTTGCTTTCTGTTCCTGATCAATTTATTCTTTATGATATAGACACTCCTGAAGATTATCGTAAAGCTCTTCATGCTTGGAATACGCACACCATACCTACAGAAGAAGAGTGTGAAGAACTCTTCTCCATTGCACGAACTCCCGAGAAAGTCATTCGCCATTGCCGCGTCGTTCAGAAAGTAGCCCGTCATATAGCGCTTTCCGTCTCTTCCTTTCATCCGTGTCATTTCCTTTTGGTAGATAAAGCAGCTCTTTTGCATGACATCTGCAGAACATCGCCACATCACGCCAATGCAGGCTATTTTTTCCTTAAAAATTGGGGATTTGATGCCGTAGCAGAGTTAGTAAAAAACCATATGGACATTCCTGAAGATGCCACAACTGAAACTAAAATTCTCTATCTGGCCGATAAGATAGTAAAAGATTTCAATATTGTATCTCTTCAAGAAAGGATCGACGACGTCTTGAGCAAATGGAAGGGAGGACAGGCATCAAAACAGGGCTTAAGGCGTCTCCATAAAGCTCTCGATATACAAAATGAATTCGAGAAACTGACAGATGGAAATCTTGATGTAGGAGAATAA